The following coding sequences lie in one Fibrobacter sp. genomic window:
- a CDS encoding SAM-dependent methyltransferase has translation MENQSNTRLPSSFRDPSGYVFLKDSRVYRKINASYVPVFNHMQSTGIFSRLFDSGLLCPHSIIETNEDSITIQPREIPFISYPYEWCFSQLKDAARCTLRLQKLALENEMSLKDASAYNIQFADGKPVLIDSLSFEQFSPGQPWTAYHQFCRHFLAPLALMSYTNVNLHRLLMGFIDGIPLDLAVSILPLRAFLRPSLFLHLYLHSRFSLRYTGVKKPQSSQSFSRNSAFGLLDSLQSAVNTCRLRPAKSMWSGYYGSGTHSEEYLRVKEKIVSDLITYAKPDTVWDLGANTGRFAKLSAGLGYNTIAFDSDPLCVESLYRDLASEENYRVLPLVCDLTNPSPSLGFNNQERDSLTQRGPTGLVMALALIHHIAIGNNVPFTMISSYLARLGRWLILEFVPKDDPQVKEMLAVRRDIFTEYTRECLLKRFSADFLIHKEVDVGSSGRTIFLMEKR, from the coding sequence GATAAATGCATCTTATGTTCCTGTATTCAACCACATGCAATCCACCGGAATTTTTTCCAGGCTTTTTGATTCCGGGCTGCTATGCCCTCACAGCATCATAGAAACCAACGAAGATTCAATCACAATCCAGCCCAGAGAAATCCCGTTTATTTCTTACCCGTATGAATGGTGCTTTTCACAATTAAAAGATGCCGCAAGGTGCACTCTGAGATTACAGAAACTGGCACTTGAGAATGAGATGAGCCTCAAAGATGCCAGCGCGTACAACATACAGTTTGCGGATGGAAAGCCCGTACTTATAGACTCGCTTTCATTCGAGCAGTTCAGTCCCGGGCAGCCCTGGACCGCGTATCATCAATTCTGCAGACATTTTCTGGCCCCCCTGGCACTGATGTCTTATACCAATGTAAACCTTCACAGGCTTCTCATGGGCTTTATCGATGGTATACCGCTTGACCTTGCGGTAAGCATTCTGCCTTTACGGGCTTTCTTGAGGCCTTCACTTTTCCTGCACCTTTATCTTCATTCCAGGTTCAGCCTGCGGTACACAGGAGTGAAAAAGCCGCAATCATCACAGAGCTTTTCCAGAAACTCGGCTTTCGGACTGCTTGACAGCCTTCAATCAGCGGTAAATACCTGCAGGTTGCGCCCCGCAAAGAGCATGTGGAGCGGATATTATGGTTCCGGTACTCATTCAGAAGAGTATCTGAGGGTAAAAGAAAAGATCGTATCAGATCTCATTACATATGCTAAACCGGATACTGTCTGGGATCTGGGCGCCAACACCGGCCGCTTTGCAAAATTGAGCGCCGGACTCGGTTATAATACTATTGCTTTCGATTCAGATCCGCTATGTGTGGAGAGCCTTTACAGGGACCTGGCTTCAGAAGAAAATTATAGAGTTCTCCCACTGGTGTGCGATCTTACAAATCCCAGTCCATCGCTTGGATTCAACAACCAGGAACGGGACTCACTGACTCAACGCGGGCCGACCGGGCTGGTTATGGCTCTCGCTCTAATTCATCATATAGCGATCGGTAACAATGTTCCTTTCACTATGATCTCATCTTACCTGGCACGACTCGGAAGATGGCTTATTCTGGAATTTGTTCCCAAAGACGATCCTCAGGTGAAGGAGATGCTTGCGGTACGCAGGGATATATTTACAGAATACACACGGGAATGCCTCCTGAAAAGATTCTCGGCAGATTTTCTGATCCATAAAGAAGTCGATGTCGGGAGTTCGGGACGTACAATTTTTCTTATGGAAAAGAGATGA